A part of Saimiri boliviensis isolate mSaiBol1 chromosome 11, mSaiBol1.pri, whole genome shotgun sequence genomic DNA contains:
- the RNF186 gene encoding E3 ubiquitin-protein ligase RNF186, producing the protein MPTMACTKTLQQPQPISAGATTTTTAAGPAVDHHGSTECDLECLVCREPYSCVRSPKLLACQHAFCAICLKLLLCVQDNTWSITCPLCRKVTAIPGGLICSLRDHEAVVGRLARPCTEVPLCPQELADPAALAAGHPSLVGEDEQDELSANHVAARRLAAHLLLLALLIILIGPFVYPGVLRWVFTFIIALALLMSTFFCCLPSTRGSCWPSSRTLFCREQKHSHISSVA; encoded by the coding sequence ATGCCCACAATGGCCTGCACCAAGACCCTACAGCAGCCCCAGCCCATCTCCGCAGgagccaccacaaccaccaccgcTGCGGGCCCCGCCGTGGATCATCATGGCTCCACAGAATGCGACCTGGAGTGTCTGGTGTGTCGGGAGCCCTACAGCTGTGTCCGGTCACCCAAGCTGCTGGCCTGCCAGCATGCCTTCTGCGCCATCTGCCTGAAGCTCCTGCTGTGTGTGCAGGACAACACCTGGTCCATCACCTGCCCGCTGTGCCGCAAGGTTACCGCCATTCCCGGGGGCCTCATCTGCAGCCTGCGTGACCACGAGGCGGTGGTGGGGCGGCTGGCCCGGCCATGCACAGAGGTACCGCTCTGTCCTCAGGAGCTGGCGGATCCTGCCGCCTTGGCAGCAGGGCACCCCAGCTTGGTGGGAGAGGATGAGCAGGATGAACTAAGTGCCAATCACGTGGCAGCCCGGCGCCTGGCCGCACACCTACTCCTGCTGGCTTTGCTCATCATCCTCATTGGGCCCTTCGTCTACCCTGGTGTCTTACGGTGGGTGTTCACCTTCATCATCGCCCTGGCCCTGCTGATGTCCACCTTCTTCTGCTGTCTCCCCAGCACCCGGGGCAGCTGCTGGCCCTCCTCCAGGACTCTCTTCTGCAGAGAGCAGAAACACAGCCACATCTCTTCCGTTGCCTAA